The Molothrus ater isolate BHLD 08-10-18 breed brown headed cowbird chromosome 18, BPBGC_Mater_1.1, whole genome shotgun sequence genome window below encodes:
- the SLC7A4 gene encoding cationic amino acid transporter 4 has translation MARWLPRSTDLTRFCQKLNRVKTLEDDMMETSFNRCLSTIDLTLLGIGGMVGSGLYVLTGTVAKEIAGPAVIVSFIIAGFASLLAALCYAEFGARVPKTGSAYMFTYVSVGEIWAFLIGWNVLLEYMIGGAAVARAWSGYLDSIFNHKIKNFTETHVGAWQVPFLARYPDFLAAAILLVATAFISFGAKVSSWLNHVFSAISMGVILFILIMGFVLAQPKNWSAQEGGFAPYGLSGIMAGTATCFYAFVGFDVIAASSEEARNPQRAVPRAIAFSLGLATGAYILVSVVLTLMVPWHTLDPDSALADAFYRRGYAWAGFLVAAGSICAMNTVLLSNLFSLPRIVYAMAEDGLFFQVFSQVHPRTQVPVVGIVVFGLLMALLALVFDLEALVQFLSIGTLLAYTFVAASIIVLRFQQHKGDVPAPGASGRPNAEPHEGPSGGELKEYESFSDKLHLVDRDKSKEQREPGQLKAAFEPYLEFLSDFYPGEVVTVAVVTLMVSAICLCSILVFGNTHLHLPTWSYSLLLVLFSLGFLLSLLLIWAHEQQHSTQTFQIPLVPLSPALSIILNIYLMLKLSYMTWLRFAVWLLLGLLVYFGYGIWHSKENLREPRAQRVSARYVVFPGGSLEERVQAVQPSCQPATGLPDTDTDDCKR, from the exons ATGGCAAGATGGTTGCCTCGCTCCACCGACCTGACCCGCTTCTGCCAGAAGCTCAACCGGGTGAAGACCCTGGAGGATGACATGATGGAGACATCCTTTAACAGATGCCTTTCCACCATCGACTTGACGCTGCTGGGCATTGGAGGCATGGTGGGCTCTGGGCTGTACGTCCTCACAGGCACCGTGGCCAAGGAGATTGCCGGCCCCGCCGTCATCGTCTCCTTCATCATCGCCGGCTTTGCCTCACtccttgctgctctctgctaCGCTGAGTTTGGAGCCCGCGTGCCCAAGACAGGCTCTGCCTACATGTTCACCTATGTGTCTGTGGGTGAAATCTGGGCTTTCCTTATCGGCTGGAATGTGCTGCTGGAGTACATGATCGGGGGGGCCGCAGTGGCCAGGGCCTGGAGTGGCTATCTGGACTCCATCTTTAACCACAAGATCAAGAACTTCACTGAGACCCACGTGGGTGCCTGGCAGGTGCCATTCCTGGCCCGCTATCCAGACTTCCTGGCAGCTGCCATCCTGCTGGTAGCTACCGCCTTCATCTCCTTTGGGGCCAAAGTGTCCTCCTGGCTCAACCACGTCTTCTCAGCCATCAGCATGGGCGTCATCCTCTTTATCCTCATTATGGGCTTTGTCCTTGCACAGCCCAAGAACTGGAGCGCTCAGGAGGGTGGCTTTGCTCCATATGGACTGTCGGGCATcatggctggcacagccacctGCTTCTATGCCTTTGTGGGCTTTGACGTCATTGCAGCCTCCAGCGAAGAGGCCAGGAACCCGCAgagggctgtccccagggccattgctTTCTCCTTGGGGCTGGCCACCGGTGCCTATATCCTGGTGTCAGTTGTGCTGACGCTGATGGTGCCCTGGCACACGCTGGACCCTGACTCTGCCCTGGCTGATGCATTCTACAGGAGGGGCTATGCCTGGGCAGGGTTTCTGGTGGCTGCTGGCTCCATCTGTG CAATGAACACAGTTCTGTTGAGCAACCTCTTCTCCCTGCCACGCATCGTCTATGCCATGGCCGAAGATGGGCTCTTCTTTCAGGTTTTCTCCCAAGTGCACCCCCGCACACAGGTGCCTGTGGTCGGCATTGTGGTCTTTGGGCTGCTTatggccctgctggcccttgTCTTTGACCTAGAGGCCCTGGTGCAGTTCCTGTCCATCGGCACTCTGCTGGCCTACACCTTCGTGGCCGCCAGCATCATCGTCCTGCgcttccagcagcacaagggggATGTCCCCGCACCGGGGGCCAGCGGCAGGCCCAACGCTGAGCCCCACGAGGGCCCGTCCGGGGGCGAGCTGAAGGAGTACGAGTCCTTCTCCGACAAGCTGCACCTGGTGGACAGGGACAAGAGCAAAGAGCAGCGGGAGCCGGGGCAGCTGAAGGCAGCTTTTGAGCCCTACCTGGAGTTCCTCAGCGACTTCTACCCAGGTGAGGTGGTCACGGTGGCTGTGGTGACCTTGATGGTGTCTGCCATCTGCCTCTGCTCCATCTTAGTGTTTGGCAACACCCACCTCCACCTGCCCACCTGGAGCTactccctgctgctggtcctCTTCAGTCTGGGcttcctgctcagcctcctcctcatCTGGGCACacgagcagcagcacagcacccagacTTTCCAG atCCCCCTGGTACCCCTCTCCCCAGCGCTGAGCATCATCCTCAACATCTACCTGATGCTGAAGCTCAGTTACATGACATGGCTCCGCTTCGCCGTCTGGCTGCTCTTGG gCTTGCTCGTCTACTTTGGCTACGGCATCTGGCACAGCAAGGAGAACCTGCGGGAGCCACGGGCCCAGCGGGTCAGCGCCCGCTACGTGGTGTTCCCGGGcggcagcctggaggagagggtGCAAGcagtccagcccagctgccagcctgccaCCGGGCTGCCAGACACCGACACCGATGACTGCAAGAGATGA